In Paenibacillus algicola, a genomic segment contains:
- a CDS encoding phytoene desaturase family protein, whose product MEVGIIGSGIGGLTAALLLSQRGVDVTVYEKAERLGGRLAYQRDEDGHFQIDQGPTIVLLPNMLLDILEEGGMDPAELPLMECDPLYAIHYADGTVFKKYRQLDLQLQELDRVFPGEKNGFLRYMSDMEQAFEQGVHSFLKQPFFRKGQFYTWSNMKLLMKMKAYKSVRRLAADYFRDERLQDAFSLQTLYIGGAPFSAPALYTLIPYAEHAFGVWYLKGGYAGLVDRLQFILESRGVRFVTGCKAEQLLIEGGSCTGFVSAEGAVYRHESVVFNGDFPHLVNLLPAGQNSKSVTHSVEISDKIRNKEYEPSSGCFLIYLGLNKRYEHANIHQFFLPSSLNQGLKQLFTEQKVPDEPSFYTFYPTALDASAAPKDQSVMYILVPVPPAGEVNWNELKYKLADKIMAEAEERGFDGLRESVLWMDIRTPDDAVNDGLYRGGSFGIAPSLKQSAVFRPQIVPFPELNGLYSVGASIHPGGGIPIVMQGAKLLADHLTKERIECMPQTV is encoded by the coding sequence ATGGAAGTAGGCATTATTGGATCAGGCATCGGCGGTTTAACGGCAGCGCTGCTGCTGTCCCAACGCGGCGTAGATGTTACCGTGTATGAGAAGGCAGAGCGACTGGGCGGAAGGCTCGCTTACCAGAGAGATGAGGATGGACATTTCCAGATTGATCAAGGACCGACGATTGTACTGCTGCCCAACATGCTGCTGGACATTTTAGAAGAGGGCGGTATGGATCCAGCGGAGCTGCCATTGATGGAATGTGATCCGCTGTATGCGATTCATTATGCGGACGGCACCGTGTTCAAGAAATACCGGCAGCTGGATCTTCAGCTTCAGGAGCTGGACCGGGTGTTCCCGGGGGAGAAGAACGGGTTTCTGAGATATATGTCTGATATGGAGCAGGCGTTTGAGCAAGGCGTTCATTCGTTCCTGAAACAACCCTTCTTCCGCAAGGGACAGTTTTACACCTGGAGTAATATGAAGCTGCTGATGAAGATGAAGGCTTACAAAAGTGTACGCCGGCTGGCGGCGGATTATTTTCGGGATGAACGTCTGCAGGACGCCTTCTCGCTTCAGACGCTGTACATTGGAGGAGCGCCCTTCAGCGCCCCTGCGCTGTATACGCTCATTCCCTACGCAGAGCATGCATTCGGTGTATGGTACCTTAAAGGAGGCTACGCAGGCCTTGTGGACCGGCTGCAGTTCATATTGGAGAGCCGTGGTGTCAGGTTCGTAACCGGGTGTAAAGCGGAACAGCTGCTGATCGAGGGCGGGAGCTGCACCGGCTTTGTTTCGGCAGAGGGAGCGGTATATAGGCATGAGTCCGTCGTTTTTAACGGAGATTTCCCGCATCTTGTGAATCTGCTGCCGGCGGGACAAAACTCGAAATCTGTCACCCATTCTGTTGAAATATCTGATAAAATACGCAATAAGGAATACGAGCCGTCATCCGGATGCTTTTTGATTTATCTTGGCTTAAATAAACGCTATGAGCATGCCAATATCCACCAGTTCTTTCTGCCATCCTCTTTAAACCAGGGTCTCAAGCAATTGTTTACGGAGCAGAAGGTTCCTGACGAGCCTTCCTTCTACACGTTTTATCCGACTGCCTTGGATGCTAGTGCCGCACCGAAGGACCAGAGTGTGATGTATATTCTGGTGCCAGTGCCGCCAGCGGGAGAGGTGAACTGGAACGAGCTTAAATATAAGCTCGCAGACAAAATAATGGCTGAAGCGGAGGAACGTGGCTTTGATGGATTGCGGGAATCGGTGCTTTGGATGGATATTCGCACTCCGGATGACGCTGTGAACGACGGCTTGTACCGGGGAGGAAGCTTCGGAATCGCACCGAGCCTGAAGCAGTCTGCTGTCTTCCGGCCGCAGATTGTACCCTTTCCGGAGCTGAACGGCTTATACAGTGTTGGAGCTTCAATACACCCTGGGGGCGGCATTCCCATCGTAATGCAGGGGGCTAAACTCCTTGCCGATCATCTGACAAAGGAGAGAATCGAATGCATGCCACAAACTGTTTAG
- a CDS encoding phytoene/squalene synthase family protein yields MHATNCLVQCEEMIREGSSTFYKAFGYLPSPRKEAVYVIYAFCRMIDDSVDEPERSLYSIDELEHHLNELATAEGHFIWPALRWLFQQFPNLQKAPFYKQMEGQRRDLVQTEYNTMEELEHYCYLVAGTVGEMLLPVLHESPDEKVVESGVYLGKAMQIVNIVRDIGEDKRRGRRYVPLDWMQECGYSEECFQAEDVNEGLKQLILKLEQKAKEWFALGLRDLDTYPTSSAFSVELAALFYGSILDAVKSNEYQVFRKRAYVSGVQKASMLLSIMRRYNMSNHKAESSAVS; encoded by the coding sequence ATGCATGCCACAAACTGTTTAGTCCAATGTGAAGAAATGATTCGTGAAGGCTCCTCTACCTTTTACAAAGCTTTTGGATACTTGCCTTCACCACGAAAAGAAGCGGTTTATGTCATTTATGCGTTTTGCCGTATGATTGACGATTCGGTCGATGAGCCTGAACGCTCGTTATACAGCATTGATGAGCTGGAGCATCATCTAAATGAGCTGGCCACGGCTGAGGGGCATTTTATCTGGCCGGCGCTTCGCTGGCTGTTTCAGCAGTTTCCGAATTTACAGAAGGCTCCCTTTTACAAGCAGATGGAAGGGCAGCGCCGGGATCTTGTTCAAACGGAATACAACACGATGGAAGAGCTGGAGCATTATTGTTATCTTGTGGCGGGTACCGTCGGTGAAATGCTGCTGCCCGTGCTGCATGAGTCACCCGATGAGAAGGTCGTGGAATCGGGAGTATATCTCGGCAAGGCCATGCAGATTGTGAACATCGTGCGGGATATCGGAGAGGACAAAAGACGTGGACGCCGCTATGTTCCGCTGGATTGGATGCAGGAGTGCGGATACAGTGAGGAATGTTTTCAGGCTGAGGACGTTAATGAAGGACTTAAGCAGCTGATTCTCAAGCTGGAGCAGAAGGCGAAGGAATGGTTCGCGCTTGGCCTGCGGGATTTGGATACGTATCCGACATCCAGCGCATTCAGCGTGGAGCTGGCAGCGCTTTTCTACGGCAGTATTCTCGACGCTGTAAAAAGCAATGAGTATCAGGTATTCAGAAAGCGCGCCTATGTGAGCGGCGTTCAGAAGGCGTCCATGCTGCTTTCCATAATGAGGAGATATAATATGAGCAACCATAAAGCCGAAAGCAGTGCAGTCTCATGA
- a CDS encoding iron-sulfur cluster biosynthesis family protein: MMIQLTEAAEQKLKGKLSNSPGVIRLIHDSEGCGCVMSAVPGLEIIEQPGENDVALDTKASYPIYMSRNHEVFFEEALMLDLNSSGLHFRLSSTGQTYSTNVKLVDRRLKA; this comes from the coding sequence ATGATGATCCAACTGACCGAGGCAGCAGAACAGAAACTTAAAGGAAAGCTTAGCAATTCCCCCGGCGTCATCAGGCTGATCCACGACTCTGAAGGCTGCGGCTGCGTGATGAGTGCCGTTCCGGGGCTGGAAATTATCGAACAACCGGGCGAGAATGACGTCGCGTTGGACACGAAAGCTTCTTACCCTATTTACATGAGCCGCAATCATGAGGTATTTTTCGAGGAAGCGCTGATGCTGGACCTGAATTCGAGCGGACTTCATTTCCGATTGTCAAGCACGGGCCAGACCTACAGCACGAACGTCAAGCTTGTGGACCGCCGCCTGAAGGCGTAG
- a CDS encoding lysophospholipid acyltransferase family protein: MLQARKSKWFNALFHAYNKHYLLPRHFDQILLRGELDPPDLRRPALYAMNHSSWWDGLLMYHAVKERSAGDHFIMMDERQLSKFRFFQKLGAFSIHKQSMKGILRSLHYASELMEQGKSVWIFPQGDIYHNDVRPLHFQPGIGYLLSRSPSPIVIPVTTVFSMTYVQKPVATMWAGTPIEEDWSSTRRRESSAWLAARLEQQLDRHKALVVEDQCGPQSGFNPILKKSSSTDALFEDFQRRTQWWKRFFKSS, from the coding sequence ATGCTTCAAGCCCGAAAAAGCAAATGGTTTAATGCTCTTTTTCACGCTTATAATAAGCACTACTTGCTTCCCCGGCATTTTGATCAAATTTTGCTTCGGGGAGAGCTGGATCCACCGGATCTCCGCCGGCCGGCCCTTTATGCCATGAATCACAGCTCCTGGTGGGACGGATTGCTGATGTATCATGCGGTCAAGGAGCGCTCAGCTGGTGATCATTTCATCATGATGGATGAGCGGCAGCTTAGCAAATTCCGTTTTTTTCAGAAGCTGGGCGCATTCTCGATACATAAGCAATCGATGAAAGGGATTCTGAGATCCCTTCACTATGCCTCTGAGCTGATGGAGCAGGGGAAGAGCGTCTGGATCTTTCCACAGGGCGACATTTATCACAATGATGTCCGGCCGCTGCATTTTCAGCCGGGCATCGGTTATTTGCTCTCACGCTCACCCTCTCCCATTGTGATTCCGGTAACGACGGTGTTCTCGATGACCTATGTACAGAAGCCGGTGGCAACGATGTGGGCAGGCACCCCGATTGAAGAGGATTGGTCTTCTACAAGGCGCAGAGAGTCCTCAGCTTGGCTGGCGGCGCGGCTGGAGCAACAGCTGGACCGTCATAAGGCTTTGGTGGTCGAGGATCAATGTGGTCCCCAAAGCGGCTTTAACCCGATTCTAAAAAAAAGCTCCTCCACGGATGCTTTGTTTGAGGACTTCCAGAGGAGGACACAGTGGTGGAAACGTTTCTTCAAATCCTCTTAA
- a CDS encoding carotenoid biosynthesis protein: MKMGYLFWGWYTIGLILMLTYEVPDLLHFSNGLFLVFFAMYALTLERQELRSKNLQRHASLSIWARAGIVAVSTYILEWFGTETGYPFGTYEYTDTLSIFGEAVPIAIGFAWIGVMVMSVLMSTGKTLLTRALQTGFWAMLLDLVLDPAAFANEFWLWSGTGFYAGIPLQNFISWFGAAFLLSFLFPLYHEGRDSRPSRSTVFLYQGMLAMFGLLSLKEGLVVPALISVLGIAAAEGVHRYASSPKKQMV; encoded by the coding sequence ATGAAAATGGGTTATTTGTTCTGGGGCTGGTACACCATTGGACTGATCCTCATGCTGACCTATGAGGTACCAGATCTCCTTCATTTCTCCAACGGACTTTTTCTTGTTTTCTTCGCCATGTACGCGTTGACACTAGAACGTCAGGAGCTTCGCTCCAAAAATTTGCAAAGACATGCTTCGCTCTCGATCTGGGCTCGAGCTGGCATCGTAGCGGTGTCCACTTATATTCTGGAATGGTTTGGAACCGAAACAGGATATCCGTTTGGAACCTATGAGTACACGGACACGCTGAGCATTTTTGGAGAGGCTGTCCCGATTGCGATCGGCTTTGCCTGGATTGGAGTCATGGTCATGTCGGTGCTGATGTCTACAGGCAAGACCCTGCTGACCCGGGCGCTGCAAACCGGCTTCTGGGCCATGCTGCTAGATTTGGTACTGGATCCTGCTGCCTTCGCCAATGAGTTCTGGCTGTGGAGCGGAACTGGCTTTTATGCCGGAATTCCACTGCAGAATTTCATCAGCTGGTTCGGGGCTGCATTCCTGCTGTCCTTTTTATTTCCACTCTATCATGAGGGCCGTGACAGCCGTCCGTCCCGTTCTACCGTTTTCTTATATCAAGGGATGCTGGCGATGTTCGGTCTCTTGTCTCTGAAGGAGGGCCTGGTCGTTCCAGCTCTGATCTCTGTCTTGGGGATCGCAGCCGCGGAGGGGGTGCACCGGTATGCTTCAAGCCCGAAAAAGCAAATGGTTTAA
- a CDS encoding beta-class carbonic anhydrase translates to MTTQLSSIMEHNHKFVQDKQYEAYETSKLPDKKTLIVTCMDTRLVELLPKAMNFKNGDIKIIKTAGAIVSNPFGSAMRSILVGLYELNVEEVIVVGHHECGMASLNSERMVSSMKERGVSDEVLSTLDHSGIKLDEWLRGFDNVTSAVENTVSLIKNHPLLPRNTPVHGMVIHPATGALDLVVEGYSAP, encoded by the coding sequence ATGACGACTCAGCTTAGCAGTATTATGGAGCACAACCACAAATTTGTTCAGGACAAGCAGTATGAAGCTTACGAAACGAGCAAGCTTCCCGACAAGAAAACCTTGATCGTAACCTGTATGGACACTCGTTTGGTTGAACTGCTTCCTAAAGCTATGAATTTCAAGAATGGCGACATCAAGATCATCAAGACAGCAGGCGCCATTGTCTCCAACCCGTTTGGCAGCGCGATGCGCTCCATTCTAGTAGGACTTTATGAGCTTAACGTTGAGGAAGTTATCGTCGTTGGACATCATGAGTGCGGTATGGCCTCCCTCAATTCCGAACGAATGGTCAGTTCCATGAAAGAGCGCGGCGTTTCCGATGAAGTGCTCTCCACCCTGGATCATTCCGGAATCAAGCTGGATGAATGGCTGCGCGGCTTCGATAACGTAACCTCTGCGGTTGAGAATACAGTCAGCCTGATCAAGAATCATCCGCTGCTGCCACGAAACACCCCAGTTCATGGAATGGTGATCCATCCGGCAACAGGCGCTCTTGATCTGGTCGTTGAAGGCTACAGCGCACCCTGA
- a CDS encoding PadR family transcriptional regulator has protein sequence MNTLSYGLLGLLARKESSGYELMLRIQPFWQAKHSQIYPLLARMEEKGLLSSYWVQQSDKPDKKIYAITEDGISKLREWMHQPIAPSVTKDELSLRTFSLWLSEIGVSVEIYQERRELYTEKKRYYEELLAGIPQGQCHPGSKEFGSYILATKALMTVDAELKWCDWVLKLLTEHSYAAAGRE, from the coding sequence ATGAATACGTTGTCATACGGCCTGCTTGGTTTACTCGCCCGGAAGGAATCCTCCGGCTACGAGCTGATGCTTCGAATTCAGCCCTTCTGGCAGGCAAAGCATAGTCAGATTTATCCGCTGCTTGCCCGAATGGAAGAGAAAGGCCTGCTTAGCTCCTACTGGGTTCAGCAGAGCGACAAGCCTGACAAGAAGATTTATGCCATCACGGAAGACGGTATAAGCAAACTCCGGGAATGGATGCATCAGCCGATCGCTCCCTCTGTCACCAAGGATGAGCTGTCTCTTCGAACCTTTTCACTCTGGTTAAGCGAGATTGGCGTATCCGTTGAGATTTACCAGGAACGCCGGGAGCTTTATACGGAGAAGAAGCGGTATTATGAAGAGCTCTTGGCAGGCATTCCGCAAGGACAGTGCCACCCCGGCTCCAAAGAGTTCGGCAGTTATATTTTGGCTACCAAAGCCTTAATGACGGTCGATGCCGAGCTGAAGTGGTGTGATTGGGTCCTGAAGCTGCTGACTGAGCACAGCTACGCTGCTGCCGGACGTGAGTAA
- a CDS encoding DinB family protein translates to MKGRPQAKDYPEYYEKYIGLIQEPQIVEVLAAQQAEAAELFGALNEDQANGCYEEGKWTVKEVFGHIFDHERLLSYWLYRFARGDAMPLTSSDRESFVKLADYKHRELDSMIDEYKAVRQSTIQLLKGLPEEAWERHGFAGEVLLSVRAMAYIIAGHEKYHLKIIRERYLS, encoded by the coding sequence ATGAAGGGAAGACCACAGGCTAAGGATTATCCGGAATATTATGAGAAATATATTGGGCTCATTCAAGAACCCCAAATTGTTGAGGTGCTGGCAGCACAGCAGGCTGAAGCTGCAGAGCTGTTCGGTGCACTCAATGAGGATCAGGCTAATGGCTGTTATGAGGAAGGAAAGTGGACCGTTAAAGAGGTGTTTGGTCATATTTTTGATCATGAACGCCTGTTAAGCTATTGGCTGTACCGGTTTGCACGAGGGGATGCCATGCCTTTGACGAGCTCCGATCGGGAAAGCTTCGTGAAGCTGGCAGATTACAAGCATAGAGAGCTTGACTCCATGATCGACGAATATAAAGCTGTTCGTCAGTCCACGATTCAGCTCCTTAAGGGGCTTCCTGAAGAGGCTTGGGAACGCCATGGCTTCGCAGGTGAGGTGCTACTCTCTGTGCGGGCGATGGCATACATTATTGCAGGTCATGAAAAATATCATTTAAAGATCATCCGGGAGCGGTATCTATCCTAG
- a CDS encoding phytoene desaturase family protein, whose protein sequence is MTSNRKAIVIGAGPGGLASAMLLAGEGYDVTVYEKQPYIGGRTSRLEFEGYAFDRGATFLMMPQLLEELFESVGRSLHQYVDLVELDPLYQLRFGETRMDATRNREVMKERIEELFPGNGEGYVRFMKEEKLKFDAIAPLLKRPISRITDYIRTDVVKALPKLNAFDTVYGRLSKYYNDERLKYAFTFQAKYLGMSPWECPGTFSILSYLEHEYGLFHPIGGVNAVCDAMAAVVQEYGGTVNTSTGVKKVLSQHGRANGVLLENGEKIEADHVVINADFATAASKLFEDGQLKKYTPEYISSRKYSCSTFMLYLGIDGAVDLPHHTVVFSEDYPKNVDEITRQGVLSADPSIYVHNPSALDPTLAPAGQSALYVLMPVPNLAGVSNWEDIQQEIRSSVLSRLEQEPELAGLSSRIRAEKMITPLDWQEQYHVYRGATFNLAHSLDQMMHRRPHNRFEELEHCWLVGGGTHPGSGLPTIWESARISVKLLMEQDVREGVKMAPRYSAQEVPVWK, encoded by the coding sequence TTGACTTCAAATCGAAAAGCGATCGTGATCGGCGCAGGTCCTGGTGGACTCGCATCTGCTATGCTTCTGGCCGGAGAGGGCTATGATGTGACCGTGTATGAGAAGCAGCCGTACATCGGCGGCAGAACATCCCGACTGGAGTTTGAAGGCTATGCATTTGATCGGGGAGCGACGTTCCTGATGATGCCGCAGCTGCTGGAGGAGCTGTTCGAATCTGTCGGACGCTCATTGCACCAATATGTTGATTTAGTGGAGCTCGATCCTTTATATCAGCTCCGGTTTGGGGAGACCCGGATGGACGCTACCCGTAATAGAGAAGTCATGAAAGAGCGGATTGAGGAGCTGTTCCCAGGTAACGGCGAAGGCTATGTGCGTTTCATGAAAGAAGAGAAGCTCAAGTTTGATGCCATTGCACCGCTGTTGAAGCGTCCGATATCCAGAATTACGGATTACATACGGACAGATGTTGTAAAAGCATTACCCAAACTGAACGCTTTCGACACGGTGTACGGACGGCTGTCGAAATATTATAACGATGAACGTCTAAAATACGCATTTACGTTTCAAGCGAAGTATCTCGGAATGTCTCCATGGGAGTGCCCGGGCACCTTTTCCATATTGTCTTATCTGGAGCACGAGTATGGTCTGTTTCACCCGATCGGGGGCGTCAATGCCGTCTGTGATGCCATGGCTGCCGTTGTTCAGGAATATGGCGGTACGGTCAATACTTCGACAGGCGTGAAGAAAGTATTGTCTCAGCATGGCCGAGCCAACGGTGTATTGCTGGAGAATGGAGAGAAGATTGAAGCTGATCATGTGGTCATCAATGCCGATTTTGCGACCGCGGCAAGCAAGTTGTTTGAAGATGGACAACTGAAGAAATACACACCGGAGTACATTTCGTCGCGAAAATACTCCTGTTCGACCTTTATGCTGTACCTGGGCATTGACGGTGCTGTTGATCTCCCCCATCATACGGTCGTGTTCTCCGAGGATTATCCGAAGAATGTTGATGAAATCACCCGCCAGGGCGTACTGTCCGCAGATCCATCCATTTATGTGCATAATCCGAGCGCTCTTGATCCCACACTGGCCCCGGCCGGACAATCTGCACTGTATGTGCTGATGCCCGTTCCTAATCTGGCAGGAGTCAGCAACTGGGAAGATATTCAACAGGAAATTCGCAGCTCTGTCCTATCCAGGCTGGAGCAGGAGCCGGAGCTTGCCGGGCTGTCCTCCCGCATACGGGCCGAGAAGATGATTACGCCTTTGGATTGGCAGGAGCAATATCATGTGTATCGGGGAGCCACGTTTAACCTGGCTCATTCCCTGGATCAAATGATGCACCGCCGTCCCCACAACCGATTTGAAGAGCTGGAGCACTGCTGGCTTGTTGGCGGCGGCACGCATCCAGGCAGTGGTCTGCCAACCATTTGGGAATCGGCGCGGATTAGTGTCAAGCTATTGATGGAGCAGGATGTTAGGGAAGGCGTCAAGATGGCACCAAGATATTCAGCACAGGAGGTGCCGGTATGGAAGTAG
- a CDS encoding glycosyltransferase — METFLQILLIILMLQFLYVLWNGWGWFTSGLSSVSRRDASAAPAALISVLIPARNEERNIDDALRSVLASDYPHLEVLVLDDRSEDGTAEAVRRISGMDSRVKLLEGKEMPDGWSGKVHACHQLSEAAAGEWWLFMDADARLKPGALTWAMQVAERQGRGMITGFPFQVVGTWMEKLIVPLMTFTILCHLPIRWIKRTSHPLLAAAHGAFILVERDSYQRVGGHLGIRNELVDDMALVRSFKRGKEPVQLADIHRHVTMRMYHTSAEVWSGYRKNIFEGLGRSIPLLTAMSLFYFILYVFPVLMLAYSLILAGTDLGSSELMIWSACCVLTGITVKMAADVNQGQPAWLSIFQPISMLLVILLALDSCRTAYTSRGYQWKGRYYS; from the coding sequence GTGGAAACGTTTCTTCAAATCCTCTTAATTATACTGATGCTGCAATTTTTGTACGTCTTGTGGAACGGCTGGGGCTGGTTCACTTCCGGCTTAAGCAGCGTCAGCCGCCGGGATGCCAGTGCTGCGCCCGCTGCTCTCATCTCTGTTCTGATTCCTGCCCGTAATGAGGAACGCAACATAGATGATGCCTTGCGATCTGTACTGGCAAGCGATTATCCCCATCTGGAAGTGCTCGTGCTGGATGACCGCTCGGAGGATGGTACAGCAGAGGCTGTTCGAAGAATAAGCGGCATGGATTCGCGCGTTAAACTTCTTGAGGGCAAAGAAATGCCAGACGGCTGGAGTGGAAAAGTTCATGCCTGCCATCAGCTATCGGAAGCAGCGGCAGGGGAATGGTGGCTGTTTATGGATGCCGATGCCCGTCTGAAGCCAGGTGCCCTGACATGGGCTATGCAGGTCGCAGAGCGACAGGGAAGAGGAATGATTACAGGATTTCCGTTTCAGGTCGTTGGAACCTGGATGGAAAAACTGATTGTACCGCTGATGACCTTTACAATTTTATGCCATTTGCCCATACGCTGGATCAAGCGAACCTCGCATCCGCTGCTTGCTGCTGCACATGGCGCCTTTATCTTGGTGGAGCGGGACAGCTATCAGCGGGTCGGCGGTCATCTCGGAATCCGAAATGAGCTGGTCGACGATATGGCCCTCGTCCGCAGCTTCAAGCGAGGCAAGGAGCCGGTTCAGCTTGCGGATATTCATCGACATGTGACCATGAGAATGTATCATACCAGTGCCGAGGTCTGGAGCGGCTACCGCAAAAATATTTTTGAAGGACTGGGCAGAAGCATTCCCTTACTGACAGCCATGAGCTTGTTCTATTTTATTCTGTATGTATTTCCTGTCTTGATGCTGGCTTACAGTCTCATTCTTGCAGGTACAGACTTGGGATCATCAGAGCTTATGATATGGTCCGCCTGCTGCGTACTGACTGGGATTACAGTCAAAATGGCAGCGGATGTGAATCAAGGCCAGCCGGCCTGGCTGTCTATTTTCCAGCCGATCAGTATGCTGCTGGTTATACTTCTGGCACTGGACTCATGCCGAACCGCTTACACCAGCCGGGGCTACCAATGGAAGGGACGTTATTATTCATGA
- a CDS encoding phytoene desaturase family protein: protein MKRTAIIVGAGLGGLSCAIKLASSGYQVTVLEQQDQVGGKLQRVQDNGYYFDRGPSTITMPQAFERVFADSGRKMEDYLQLIPLDPHTRNFFADGLTVDMTSDIASLEQQIAKYSPEDASRLRGFLSESAALYHQADRHFLNTLMLDTSSKLSPSLVSAFLRIRPLTSLQKLLARYFRHPNTLMMFGRYATYVGASPYRAPAIFGMMAHLEGMGVYGVKGGTYSIPQAFRKVAEELGVDIETGVRVQQLIIEGKRVTGVETEEKTYRADVVVMNGDVLSACRDLIPELKRPGMRNARIASYEPSISGLTALIGVRRKYDHLLHHNVFFPERYAAEFEHIFDQRKPPQEPTAYICYSGYTEAGMAPEGGSNLFLLLNAPYTSPEWSWEQDGKAYQASILTRLDSLGLDGIQEAEVLRWYTPEDLERDTSAFRGAIYGISSNSARQTFARPSNRLKGLDCLWFVGGTTNPGGGTPLVTLSGQLVAQEIINQG, encoded by the coding sequence ATGAAAAGAACAGCCATTATTGTAGGCGCTGGACTAGGAGGACTCTCCTGCGCAATCAAGCTTGCGTCTTCCGGCTACCAGGTTACGGTTCTGGAGCAGCAGGACCAGGTTGGCGGAAAGCTGCAGCGTGTGCAGGATAACGGATATTATTTTGACCGTGGTCCCAGTACAATAACGATGCCACAAGCCTTTGAACGGGTGTTTGCGGACAGCGGACGAAAGATGGAGGACTACCTTCAGCTCATTCCGCTGGATCCGCACACCCGTAATTTTTTTGCAGACGGATTGACTGTAGATATGACCTCAGACATTGCGAGCCTGGAGCAGCAGATCGCCAAGTACAGCCCGGAAGACGCTTCCCGGCTGAGAGGATTTCTGTCTGAATCTGCGGCTCTTTATCATCAGGCGGATCGGCATTTTCTAAATACGCTTATGCTGGATACCTCATCGAAGCTGTCGCCTTCCCTGGTCTCAGCCTTCCTTAGAATCCGGCCGCTCACCTCCCTGCAAAAGCTTCTTGCCCGTTACTTCCGTCATCCCAATACGTTAATGATGTTCGGAAGATATGCGACCTATGTCGGGGCATCTCCATATCGGGCGCCAGCGATCTTTGGCATGATGGCCCATCTGGAAGGCATGGGGGTTTATGGAGTCAAGGGCGGAACCTACAGCATTCCACAGGCCTTTCGCAAGGTTGCCGAAGAGCTCGGCGTTGATATCGAGACGGGCGTCAGGGTTCAGCAGCTGATTATCGAGGGTAAACGTGTTACAGGAGTGGAAACGGAAGAGAAGACATACAGGGCGGATGTTGTTGTGATGAATGGAGACGTGCTCAGTGCGTGCCGGGATTTAATTCCAGAACTAAAGCGTCCAGGAATGCGGAATGCGCGGATTGCTTCCTATGAGCCCTCCATTTCCGGTCTTACGGCGCTCATTGGCGTGAGGCGCAAATATGATCATCTGCTGCATCATAATGTGTTTTTTCCAGAGCGGTATGCAGCAGAGTTTGAGCATATTTTTGACCAGAGGAAGCCGCCTCAAGAGCCTACAGCATATATTTGCTATTCTGGCTATACGGAGGCCGGGATGGCCCCGGAAGGAGGCAGTAACCTGTTTCTGCTGCTGAATGCTCCGTACACCTCTCCCGAATGGAGCTGGGAGCAGGATGGCAAGGCATATCAGGCCTCCATACTAACGCGGCTGGACTCGCTGGGCTTGGATGGCATCCAGGAGGCGGAGGTGCTGCGCTGGTATACGCCGGAGGACCTGGAGCGAGATACCAGTGCATTCCGGGGCGCTATTTATGGCATTTCGTCTAATTCAGCCAGACAGACCTTTGCTCGTCCATCCAATCGGTTGAAGGGACTAGATTGTCTCTGGTTTGTAGGAGGAACGACCAACCCGGGTGGAGGGACGCCTCTGGTTACCCTATCGGGGCAGCTTGTCGCACAGGAGATCATCAATCAAGGCTGA
- a CDS encoding YxcD family protein: MVLSMDEIINAVCLHQAERKGVKPTDVTVELNWDEDTGYTAEVWVHDRSQYLIEANLMEAILRYLNSEYRIRAYREQVRLELEDEIIAVVSQ; encoded by the coding sequence ATGGTCTTAAGCATGGACGAGATTATCAATGCCGTATGTCTTCACCAGGCTGAACGTAAAGGCGTAAAGCCTACAGACGTTACTGTAGAACTCAACTGGGACGAAGACACCGGCTATACTGCTGAGGTATGGGTGCATGATCGCAGTCAGTATCTGATCGAAGCCAACCTTATGGAGGCTATTCTGCGCTACCTCAACTCCGAGTACAGAATCCGGGCCTACCGGGAACAGGTACGCCTGGAGCTGGAAGACGAGATTATTGCCGTCGTATCGCAATAA